A genomic region of Bubalus kerabau isolate K-KA32 ecotype Philippines breed swamp buffalo chromosome 10, PCC_UOA_SB_1v2, whole genome shotgun sequence contains the following coding sequences:
- the PAK6 gene encoding serine/threonine-protein kinase PAK 6 isoform X1: MFRKKKKKRPEISAPQNFQHRVHTSFDPKEGKFVGLPPQWQNILDTLRRPKPVVDPSRITRVQLQPMKTVVRGSSVPTDGYISGLLNDIQKLSVISSNTLRGRSPTSRRRAQSLGLLGDEQWAADPDMYLQSPQSERSDPHGLYLSCNGGAPAGRRQVPWPELQSPRVLPNGLAAKAQSLGPAEFQGATQRCLQLGTCLQSSPTGTSPPTATGRRGTKTARHGPEEARPQSCLVGSATGRPGGEGSPSPKTQESSLKRRLFRSMFLSAPATAPPSSSKPGPPVQSKPSSSFRPALKGGPSSLVAKAQSLPSDQPVGPFSPLTTSDTSSPQKSLRMAPAAGAPPGRSSPAGSPRTRHAQISTSNLYLPQDPTVAKGALAGEDTGVVTHEQFKAALRMVVDQGDPRLLLDSYVKIGEGSTGIVCLAREKHSGRQVAVKMMDLRKQQRRELLFNEVVIMRDYQHLNVVEMYKSYLVGEELWVLMEFLQGGALTDIVSQVRLNEEQIATVCEAVLQALAYLHAQGVIHRDIKSDSILLTLDGRVKLSDFGFCAQISKDVPKRKSLVGTPYWMAPEVISRSLYATEVDIWSLGIMVIEMVDGEPPYFSDSPVQAMKRLRDSPPPKLKNSHKVSPVLRDFLDRMLVRDPQERATAQELLDHPFLLQTGLPECLVPLIQLYRKQTSTC, translated from the exons ATGTTccgcaagaaaaagaagaaacgcCCCGAGATCTCGGCCCCACAGAACTTCCAGCACCGCGTGCACACCTCCTTCGACCCCAAAGAAGGCAAGTTCGTGGGCCTCCCCCCACAATGGCAGAACATCCTGGACACGCTGCGGCGACCCAAGCCCGTGGTGGACCCTTCACGCATCACCCGGGTGCAGCTCCAGCCCATGAAG ACGGTGGTGCGGGGCAGCTCGGTGCCTACAGACGGCTACATCTCCGGGCTGCTCAACGACATCCAGAAGTTGTCAGTCATCAGTTCCAACACCCTGCGCGGCCGCAGCCCCACCAGCCGGCGGCGGgcacagtccctggggctgctgggggATGAGCAGTGGGCTGCTGACCCAGACATGTACCTTCAGAGCCCCCAGTCTGAGCGCAGCGACCCCCACGGACTCTACCTCAGCTGCAACGGGGGCGCACCAGCAGGACGCAGGCAGGTGCCGTGGCCCGAGCTGCAGAGCCCGCGGGTCCTTCCCAATGGACTGGCCGCCAAAGCACAGTCCCTGGGCCCTGCCGAGTTCCAGGGTGCCACACAGCGCTGCCTGCAGCTGGGCACCTGTTTGCAGAGTTCCCCAACTGGGACCTCACCCCCTACGGCCACGGGCAGGCGTGGGACCAAGACTGCCAGGCATGGCCCCGAGGAGGCCCGGCCACAGTCCTGCCTGGTGGGCTCGGCCACGGGCAGGCCTGGCGGGGAGGGCAGCCCCAGCCCTAAGACCCAGGAGAGCAGCCTGAAGCGCAGGCTGTTCCGAAGCATGTTCCTGTCTGCTCCTGCCACGGCCCCTCCAagcagcagcaagccaggccCTCCAGTGCAGAGCAAG CCCAGCTCCTCCTTCAGACCGGCACTGAAAGGCGGCCCCTCCAGCCTGGTGGCCAAGGCCCAGTCCTTGCCCTCAGACCAGCCCGTGGGGCCTTTCAGCCCTCTGACCACCTCGGATACCAGcagcccccaaaagtccctccgCATGGCCCCAGCTGCCGGCGCTCCTCCAGGCCGGTCTTCCCCGGCGGGGTCGCCCCGCACCCGGCATGCCCAGATCAGCACCAGCAACCTGTACCTGCCCCAAGACCCCACGGTAGCCAAGGGCGCCCTGGCTGGCGAGGACACGGGCGTCGTGACGCATGAGCAGTTCAAGGCTGCACTCAGGATGGTGGTGGACCAGGGTGATCCGCGGCTGCTGCTGGACAGCTACGTGAAGATTGGCGAGGGCTCCACGGGCATCGTCTGCCTGGCCCGGGAGAAGCACTCGGGCCGCCAGGTGGCCGTCAAGATGATGGACCTCAGGAAGCAGCAGCGCAGGGAGCTGCTCTTTAacgag gtgGTGATTATGCGGGACTACCAGCACCTCAACGTGGTGGAGATGTACAAGAGCTACCTGGTGGGCGAGGAGCTGTGGGTGCTTATGGAGTTCCTGCAGGGCGGGGCCCTCACAGACATCGTCTCCCAAGTCAG GCTGAATGAGGAGCAGATCGCCACTGTGTGTGAGGCTGTGCTGCAGGCCCTGGCTTACCTGCACGCCCAGGGTGTCATCCACCGGGACATCAAGAGCGACTCCATCCTGCTGACTCTCGATGGCAGA GTGAAACTCTCGGACTTCGGGTTCTGTGCACAGATCAGCAAAGATGTCCCTAAGAGGAAGTCCCTGGTGGGAACCCCATACTGGATGGCTCCAGAAGTAATCTCCAGGTCTCTGTATGCAACTGAG GTAGATATCTGGTCTCTGGGCATCATGGTGATTGAGATGGTGGATGGAGAACCGCCTTACTTCAGTGACTCCCCGGTGCAAGCCATGAAGAGGCTCCGGGACAGCCCCCCACCCAAGCTGAAGAACTCTCACAAG GTCTCCCCAGTGCTGCGAGACTTCCTGGACCGGATGCTGGTGCGGGACCCCCAGGAGAGAGCCACAGCCCAGGAGCTCCTGGACCACCCCTTCCTGCTACAGACCGGGCTGCCCGAG
- the PAK6 gene encoding serine/threonine-protein kinase PAK 6 isoform X2, translated as MFRKKKKKRPEISAPQNFQHRVHTSFDPKEGKFVGLPPQWQNILDTLRRPKPVVDPSRITRVQLQPMKTVVRGSSVPTDGYISGLLNDIQKLSVISSNTLRGRSPTSRRRAQSLGLLGDEQWAADPDMYLQSPQSERSDPHGLYLSCNGGAPAGRRQVPWPELQSPRVLPNGLAAKAQSLGPAEFQGATQRCLQLGTCLQSSPTGTSPPTATGRRGTKTARHGPEEARPQSCLVGSATGRPGGEGSPSPKTQESSLKRRLFRSMFLSAPATAPPSSSKPGPPVQSKPSSSFRPALKGGPSSLVAKAQSLPSDQPVGPFSPLTTSDTSSPQKSLRMAPAAGAPPGRSSPAGSPRTRHAQISTSNLYLPQDPTVAKGALAGEDTGVVTHEQFKAALRMVVDQGDPRLLLDSYVKIGEGSTGIVCLAREKHSGRQVAVKMMDLRKQQRRELLFNEVVIMRDYQHLNVVEMYKSYLVGEELWVLMEFLQGGALTDIVSQVRLNEEQIATVCEAVLQALAYLHAQGVIHRDIKSDSILLTLDGRVKLSDFGFCAQISKDVPKRKSLVGTPYWMAPEVISRSLYATEVSPVLRDFLDRMLVRDPQERATAQELLDHPFLLQTGLPECLVPLIQLYRKQTSTC; from the exons ATGTTccgcaagaaaaagaagaaacgcCCCGAGATCTCGGCCCCACAGAACTTCCAGCACCGCGTGCACACCTCCTTCGACCCCAAAGAAGGCAAGTTCGTGGGCCTCCCCCCACAATGGCAGAACATCCTGGACACGCTGCGGCGACCCAAGCCCGTGGTGGACCCTTCACGCATCACCCGGGTGCAGCTCCAGCCCATGAAG ACGGTGGTGCGGGGCAGCTCGGTGCCTACAGACGGCTACATCTCCGGGCTGCTCAACGACATCCAGAAGTTGTCAGTCATCAGTTCCAACACCCTGCGCGGCCGCAGCCCCACCAGCCGGCGGCGGgcacagtccctggggctgctgggggATGAGCAGTGGGCTGCTGACCCAGACATGTACCTTCAGAGCCCCCAGTCTGAGCGCAGCGACCCCCACGGACTCTACCTCAGCTGCAACGGGGGCGCACCAGCAGGACGCAGGCAGGTGCCGTGGCCCGAGCTGCAGAGCCCGCGGGTCCTTCCCAATGGACTGGCCGCCAAAGCACAGTCCCTGGGCCCTGCCGAGTTCCAGGGTGCCACACAGCGCTGCCTGCAGCTGGGCACCTGTTTGCAGAGTTCCCCAACTGGGACCTCACCCCCTACGGCCACGGGCAGGCGTGGGACCAAGACTGCCAGGCATGGCCCCGAGGAGGCCCGGCCACAGTCCTGCCTGGTGGGCTCGGCCACGGGCAGGCCTGGCGGGGAGGGCAGCCCCAGCCCTAAGACCCAGGAGAGCAGCCTGAAGCGCAGGCTGTTCCGAAGCATGTTCCTGTCTGCTCCTGCCACGGCCCCTCCAagcagcagcaagccaggccCTCCAGTGCAGAGCAAG CCCAGCTCCTCCTTCAGACCGGCACTGAAAGGCGGCCCCTCCAGCCTGGTGGCCAAGGCCCAGTCCTTGCCCTCAGACCAGCCCGTGGGGCCTTTCAGCCCTCTGACCACCTCGGATACCAGcagcccccaaaagtccctccgCATGGCCCCAGCTGCCGGCGCTCCTCCAGGCCGGTCTTCCCCGGCGGGGTCGCCCCGCACCCGGCATGCCCAGATCAGCACCAGCAACCTGTACCTGCCCCAAGACCCCACGGTAGCCAAGGGCGCCCTGGCTGGCGAGGACACGGGCGTCGTGACGCATGAGCAGTTCAAGGCTGCACTCAGGATGGTGGTGGACCAGGGTGATCCGCGGCTGCTGCTGGACAGCTACGTGAAGATTGGCGAGGGCTCCACGGGCATCGTCTGCCTGGCCCGGGAGAAGCACTCGGGCCGCCAGGTGGCCGTCAAGATGATGGACCTCAGGAAGCAGCAGCGCAGGGAGCTGCTCTTTAacgag gtgGTGATTATGCGGGACTACCAGCACCTCAACGTGGTGGAGATGTACAAGAGCTACCTGGTGGGCGAGGAGCTGTGGGTGCTTATGGAGTTCCTGCAGGGCGGGGCCCTCACAGACATCGTCTCCCAAGTCAG GCTGAATGAGGAGCAGATCGCCACTGTGTGTGAGGCTGTGCTGCAGGCCCTGGCTTACCTGCACGCCCAGGGTGTCATCCACCGGGACATCAAGAGCGACTCCATCCTGCTGACTCTCGATGGCAGA GTGAAACTCTCGGACTTCGGGTTCTGTGCACAGATCAGCAAAGATGTCCCTAAGAGGAAGTCCCTGGTGGGAACCCCATACTGGATGGCTCCAGAAGTAATCTCCAGGTCTCTGTATGCAACTGAG GTCTCCCCAGTGCTGCGAGACTTCCTGGACCGGATGCTGGTGCGGGACCCCCAGGAGAGAGCCACAGCCCAGGAGCTCCTGGACCACCCCTTCCTGCTACAGACCGGGCTGCCCGAG